The genomic segment GCCCCTCTCCCGCGTCCTCGGCCGCGGGATGGCTAAGCTAAGGTTCGGTCAGAGATGCTTGCCCGGAGACCCTGCAAAAGCGAGGGAAACAGGAGGAGGCGgagtggggaggggtgagggagaaagaaaatcagGATAGGAAAGAACAGTGTCGCCTGGGACTCCGGAATGGATTCACAGCTGCATTTTGGGTAGAAAGGAAGATGGGGGGATGGCTGAGCGGGGAGTCTCCTCCCCCGACACACATGcgacacacacgcacagacagcGCGCATGTACAAAGATAGACACACATACCCACAGTCCCCTTCCCCAACGAAGAGACGCAGGTCACAGGTTCACACGACATCCATCTATATATAGACCACAAGATCATCCTCAAATGCACCTTCATGCACCCCTACACCCACCCTACAGAAACACATACCTCTACATACCAagggcacacacacaaacctatTTAAACATAACACACGCATAGATTCATGCATACAGGATCCACCCACTGTCCCAGGTGCAGTCCTGTCGGGGACAAACAGGTAttcacaaacatgcacacacacacaaacacatacgtGTGACCACACCAGCACAGCATGGTCTTTGGTGCCCCAGCGCTACCTGCCCACAGACTCACCCCTCTCTGCCGAAATCCCTGTTTCCTGGCGGCCACAAAAAGGCGACCAGTTCCTCCGCGTGTGACCCTGGCGGAGCCGCCTCCAGATGCTCTGAACCGCCTCTGGTCGTCACCCCGTCACCCCTACGGTCAACCCTCAGTCCCCACCAGGCGGCGCCGGTCTCCACACGGAACGGGTTTGCAATCTGCACAACGACCCCGAGCGCCGACGAAGGCGGGCCGGCCGCAGCTCGCGGGGCACAGGAGGCCTCGGCCTCGGGCGTCCCCGGGCCCTGCGGCTTTGCAACCCAAGCCCCATCCTCTGTGTCCCCGGAGCTCACGGTCGCTGGGGCGCAGAACGTGGGTTTCCCAGGAGTTGGAGGCCGAGATGGGGTTACTCAGGTACTCGGGCTCCGCGGGACTCCTAGGGGCCCCGCTCAATAAGTGACCCAACCCAAGACGCCTCCCCCTCTAGGGCCGGGCAGGACGGCCAAGCGCAGGGACCGGGGAACCGCACCAGCTTCAGCCGCCGCCCGCGCCTCCACCTGGGGCATCTTTAAAGGGCTCGTTCGGTTGGCCTGGAGGGAGGCCAGGGTGGGAAGCTGGAGGCCTGCAAGCCTCGGGAGCCCTGGATTTCGTTAGCTTTAATTCCCCATGTGGATTCTAAACCTTCGTTCCACAGCTCTGCCCGCCCCATCCCGCAGCTTCTGGTTCTCGACTCTCGCTTGATTCTGCTTTCGACCGAGCGCTCGCGCTCTCCCCGCAGGCCCCTCATCCTGCCTGCCTCCACCCCTCAGCCCCCTTCCTTAGGGGTCCGTCTCGGAGCCCCAATTCCCGCCTGGCCCTAAACACTGCCCtaccctgcctccctgcccccgcGCCCCCTGGCCTCACCCCACCCGAAAACCTTCGCCGGCAACCTCTTTCGCTCACTTCTCGCCCCCCTGAGGCTGGCCTCATGCTCAGCCTCCCTCCGTCCCCGCcgccactccccccacccccccgactCCTTTCCCTCCCGCTGCCGCTTTTACAGTTTCCTTCTCGGGTTTGGCCCTTCGGCCCCTGCGTTTCCCTCCTTAGCTTCTGTGCACCCCATTCCGGCCCCACCTGAGCCTCCGTGCCCCCTTTTCCGAGTGGCCCAGGCCCCGCTCTCCACCTTTCTCCTTGCCCTTTTCCGGCCACGCCCCCTCCAGCCCCTGCTCGCGTTCTGCCGAATCGCCCCCAGATATCACCTCTTACCCTTCCCTCTTTGTAGCTTGACAaccatctccccccaccccagccccctctcTATTTTCCAGCCACTAAGCACGCCTCTCCTTCTCCGTTCCGTCCTTCGCCATCTCTGACTCAACACCACGTTCCCCATTAGGCCGCTCTACACCCCCATTCTAGCCTACCCTTAACCTCTCCTCCCGGAGGCTTAGGCCCAGTTCTCACTTCCTTAGCGCGCCCTTCCAGCGACACCCTTAACCCACTCCCCTAGACCCTCCTCCGCCGAGATCTGCCTCCTCTGAGCGCCCGGGTCTGGTTGCCTCTTCGCTCCGCAGGGCATGTTCGTGCTGGGCCTGCCCTACGCCATCCTGCACGGCGGCTACCTGGGATTGTTCCTTATTATCTTCGCCGCCGTGGTGTGCTGCTACACCGGCAAGATCCTCATCGCCTGCCTATACGAGGAGAACGAGGACGGCGAGGTGGTGCGCGTGCGGGACTCGTACGTGGCCATTGCCAACGCCTGCTGCGCCCCGCGCTTCCCCACGCTGGGCGGCCGCGTGGTGAACGTGGCTCAGATCATCGAGCTGGTGATGACTTGCATCCTGTACGTGGTGGTGAGCGGCAACCTCATGTACAACAGCTTCCCGGGGCTGCCCGTGTCGCAGAAGTCCTGGTCCATCATCGCCACGGCGGTGCTGCTGCCTTGCGCCTTCCTTAAGAACCTCAAGGCCGTGTCCAAGTTCAGCCTGCTGTGCACGTTGGCCCACTTCGTCATCAACATTCTGGTCATTGCCTACTGCCTGTCGCGGGCGCGCGATTGGGCCTGGGAGAAGGTCAAGTTCTACATCGACGTCAAGAAGTTTCCCATCTCCATCGGCATCATCGTGTTCAGCTACACGTCGCAGATCTTCCTGCCTTCGCTGGAAGGCAACATGCAGCAGCCGAGCGAGTTCCACTGCATGATGAACTGGACGCACATCGCCGCCTGCGTGCTCAAAGGCCTCTTCGCGCTCGTCGCCTACCTCACCTGGGCCGATGAGACCAAGGAGGTCATCACGGATAACCTGCCCGGGTCCATCCGCGCCGTGGTCAACATCTTCCTGGTGGCCAAGGCGCTGCTCTCCTACCCCTTGCCCTTCTTCGCTGCTGTCGAGGTGCTGGAGAAGTCGCTTTTCCAGGAAGGCAGCCGCGCCTTCTTCCCCGCCTGCTACGGCGGCGACGGGCGCCTCAAGTCGTGGGGGCTGACGCTGCGCTGCGCGCTGGTGGTCTTCACGCTGCTCATGGCCATCTACGTGCCGCACTTCGCGCTGCTCATGGGCCTCACCGGCAGCCTCACGGGCGCCGGCCTCTGCTTCCTGCTGCCCAGCCTCTTCCACCTGCGCCTGCTCTGGCGCAAGCTGCTGTGGCACCAGGTCTTCTTCGACGTCGCCATCTTCGTCATCGGCGGCATCTGCAGCGTGTCCGGCTTCGTGCACTCTCTGGAGGGCCTCATTGAGGCCTACCGAACCAACGCGGAGGACTAGGGCGCGCGGGGGCGAGCCGCGACCGAGCTCCCGCGCCCTCCTCGCTCcccacccgccccacccccaccaaccccGTGCGCCCCGCTGCCGCCGCGCTTGGGAAGCCAAGCTGTCAACATCTCTGGTTCCTAGTTTCTGATTCTgcgggttgggggtgggaggggctaGGGATCCACCATCCATCGCGTCTGCGTTTCTGTTGTCCTTTCTTTTCCacaaaacaccctggtttcgggGGAGACGGGGGGGGGCGCATCTGCGGGCAAGGTTTTCTGTCCTTCCAGTAGGGGCCCTGACACTTTGGTCCCTGTCACCgagggaaggggtgggaagggagggagaggggggcgCAGCTCGGTGGCACGGAAACTTgaccttgggggggggggggcggacatTTCACAGCCATCAGTGCTCGGAATCTGCAGCGTCCGGCCATTTCCAGCAAGAGCGCTTTCCATTCCAGAGACATTTCAACCCCGCAGCGGGAAAGGCTGGCCGGGAAATCCGTTTCGGGTGGGCGAATTTCCTTCAGCCAAGCGGAGAGGCGAGGAGCCGCGGCGGGGCTGGCTTGCCTGCGGTTTTCAGGAATCCAAACTCATCCTGCGCAATTTATCAGGTTGTGGAACTGTTCTACTGTGCGTGTGGTGTGCTCGTGGTGAATAAGGTGAAAtgtatatcagaaaaaaaaaatctatctctaATTTAGAGTGCGGTGCATAATTATATCCGcaaataaagaagaaacaaaggcgCTCGCGGCCCTGGCTCAGTTCTGCATTTTCGAACGCGGGAATCCGGGCTCTGGCCCTCCGGGAGAAGCCATTGGGGGCGGAGAGGCAGCTGTAGAGAAAGCGTCCCGGGAGAGGAGGGGGCGGCTCTCCAGGTGCTTGGGGGACTCAGGCCAAGGAGCAGGCGGTGCGCCCACGGTTTCCGTGTGACCTTGGTCCCCAGCCGCCAGGActaggcttttttctttttttttcttttttttaacccataTCTCTTCCCGGGAGTTGGATCCATCTGAGAATTTGGTGGATGCTCTCAACttccaattgtttttttttttttttaagttttttttctgtgtacaaaagcccttccctggtggctcattggtagagaattcacctgccaatgtaggagaggcaggctggatccctgggtggggaagatcccctggagaaggaaatggcaacccactccaagtattcttgcctgggaaatcccatggacagaggaacctggcgggctacagtccatggggtcccagagtcagacaccacctagcagttaaacaacaacaaaagccctACTGggttttcaacaaatattgaaaGACAGCTCACCAGGGGTGAGGACTGTGCTGGTTTCCTGGAGAAACaaacccagccctgccctcccggagcttacagtctagaggaggagacaggggcaATTGACAAGGACTCTGAAATCCACAATATGACTTACAGGCTGTAAAGGAAATCAGCAAGGCTCCTGTGTATTTCCCAGGGTGGGAACCAACCTGGCCTCCCACGCATCTCTcaccctggagaatcccccttcAGTCCCCTCTGTGTGGAGTTTACACAGCCACAGTGAAGAGATCCGACTGTTTAGATTCACCAAGCACAGCGCTTTATGTTCCAGCCTCTCCTTTTCTTGAGCAGCCTATCTGAGAATGTGTTTACTTAAAATACCCAGAGGATCCGGTTCTTTTCTGTGTGCAGATCCTATTCCAGGCGCAGCCCCTGCGTTGCCTCCATGGGCGTCCGTCTTGGGAAAGGTGGGAATGGGTCGTGGTTAGCCTCTACAGATGAGATCTGCGTGCTCAGGACGGCTGGGCCGTTCTCACTGAGAGAAGTCGTGCGGGAGGTTTTTGGTCTCTCCCACCAAGGCAAAGGCCTCGTTTAGAACGATTTCTCCAGGAGCAAAGGGCGCACGGGGAAAGAAGAGGGGTACTGCCAAATGCACGGCGGCCATTTCTCCCTGCCTGCTGTGACAGGCGTGGGTGAGTGTGTGCAGCCGAGCTAGAGAGAGAGCAGCACACGCGACATcccggggggcagggggtggcgtGAAGAGCCTTGATGAATGTGTGTGCTCGCCTGGGTGTGCAGACCATCCATGAGCGCGTACCTGCGTCAGAGGTGACCGCGCACTGCCCTGGTTCCGCAGCCACCCAACGGGAGCGGGAGCGCAAGGGGGAGAAAATTGGGTTCCCTTGGCCGCCCGAGGCTCTGACGATTTAAACGGGGCATTTGAGATGCCTGCTATCATCCGCCCGATGCCCCTTTGTCACTCTTGTCGAGAGCTGGAATCCTCTGGCCAGAGGATTCTCAGTTTCCCGTCCTCCTACACCTTCTGACGTCTCCCAGGCCGGAGAAGCTTGTCCCCGCCGGGGAAGTCTCCGCTGCTCCTCGGCGGGTCTACGCACCCTTGGGTGCTCTCTGAATCGCAGCTCGGTCTGTAGGCTTCAGAAAAAGCCCGGATTTCTGCAGTGGAAGGGAAGGTGGGAGCGTCACGCTGCACCAGCTCCGTCCTTCCCGTCTTTCAAAGGACAAATGAGACACTAAACACGCCCTGGACAGCGGGTGCTACCTCCGCGGACCCGCCGGGATCCGCTGCACTGCATCCTAGCTCCGGGCTTTGCGCTCAGCTCCCCGAGCCCGggtcacacacaccccccacccccacccccccacccccaccaaatcaTCCCCCGCTCCGACCGCCTCCTGGGCCCGGAAAGGCCGGGGCGGGAGAGCCAAGTTCCTAGGCGCCCCAAGGGAAACCCTGCCCCGTCGTGGGCAATACACCCACCCCCAAGGCTTGCATTTAGGCCAACGGGAGAAATAAAAGATGAGACCCATCtctgcctcccccaacccccaacagCAAAGTGCATAGGTGGAAGCTGAAGAGAGCTAAGTTCTTTGCAGGGATCCGCTGTGAGCTCGCAATCCGAATTCGAGTGAGGCAGAAAGGGCCGGCAAGGTTCTTTCGGGAGTCGAACTGAGGAGCGAAGGAATCCACCCCAGGACCCGTCCCCTCCGTCCCCTACCCCCATCAGTTCCTGTCTGTTCTTACGACGAACCGTGACTCCGGGCGCTTCGGACAGCCATCCGGCTGGGTGGCTTGGGAACCACCAAGATGCTTCTGCTCGCGAGGAAGCCGCCACCGTGTCCCGAGCCCGCTCTGCCGCGCCCCCTAGCGCTGAGAGTGCAAAGCTGCTGGCGCTCACAAGGTTCTCCACCTTCAGCATTCTCAATGCTTCTTGCCTCCCTGCCACTCTGGATCCTCTCACCTCCCTTCCCAGTGGATAACGACTGCTTTTCTCTAGTGTTTTACTTTCAGGTCCTCCATATTTCAAAAGTGGGCTTTTGGTGGTCCCCTGCCTCCCAAAAATAGAAGGATGCTAATCAGGGACATGTTTTATAAAATGACAAGCCCTACCCCCAGGAACTCATGTTTCCCACTCTAGGGGCtttggaggaaagaagggagtcAACAGGGCTTCATGGACACCAGTCAGGAAGTGAAGAGGGGCACAGCTCAACTTTAGGAGGGAGGTTGGCTGGATTGGTTCCAGGCTGCAGTTTGTGTTAGATCTGCTCCATGTGTCTCTCCCATCCTCTTTAGACTCAGGGCATGTTCTTCTCATGACTAATGGTAAGAGGGTACGCGTAAAGCCTCTGCTCAGATCACATTTGGCTAATAGTCCACAGGCTAAAAGTGAATCCCATGGCCTAGTTCAATATCAATGTCTACAGTGAGAGAGGCCCAACAGAGTCACATGGCAACTGGTATGGATGTATAATCCTATTACAGAGGCGTGAAGAACTGGGAGCAATAATCCAATCTACCTCGCTTATACATAGtgctcttccccccccccccccccggaacGGTAATACTTtcacaagattaaaaaaatcaaaagtatgTGAAAAAGTATGCGGTGAAAAAAGTCTCCCACACCTGACCCACTCACCTTGTCTTTTTCTTTACAGGCAAACTCTTAGTTTCTGGTCTATCTATTAATACATGAAAATACAAGCAAAACACTATATATTTTCaatgctcccccccccccacctttctcAAAGGGAGTTCCTATAAATTgcacagttttgtttcttttaaaaatgtttcttggaGATTATCCCATATTAGTATACAGAGGTGTAGTACTTGAATTTACATTCATTTATATCTTCTGTGTTCTGTTCTGCCCCGCTTTCTCCATTTAATAATGGATTCCTTCAGATGTGAGATCATGACTTATGTTGGAACACAACACCTTTCATCTGATTTGCTGCTAGACTGGCTCCCTGTTTGGCTTAGAAGTGTTCCTAGAGGTTCTGGAGAACGTTTGGGGGGTCTCATCTCTCCATAAGGATGTTTATTACAGAACCaccttttggactgcaaggagatccaaacagtcaatcctaaaggaaatcagtcctgaatattcattggaaggactgatgctgaagctgaaactccaatactttggccacctgatgcaaagaatcgattcactggaaaagaccctgatgctgggaaaaattgaaggtgggaggagaaggggacgacagagaatgaggtggttggatggcaaaaCTGACAtgatgggcctgagtttgagtaggctcctggagttggtgatggacagggaagcctggcatgctgcagcccatgaggtcgcaaagagtcagacacgactgagctactgagctggGCCTTTTGTAATTAACTTGCTTTTATCTCTCAAAATTAAGTGCTCCAGAGCTGGGAGGGTACAGTCAAAGCAGGCGCTCTAATTCTTGCTGTCTTGCCTGGTGCAAAGGGGGAAATGGGGCAGGGGAGAGTGAGCTCAGTCCTTTTACAGCTAAAACTGAGGAGCGGGCAGATGACATCACCTCCATTCctccctacccccccccccccattggcCAAAACTGAGTCACAAGATCACAACAAGCTAGAGGACCCTGTAAGGGAATcataccacaaaaaagaaagagaatatatacatattaagtaATACTTAGCAGTCTTTTTTGCAGTGTTTGAGGTTTGTGAGAAGGTACAAGTCCCATAGACTTGTGGAAGTtaataaatctattttaaaactttatgtgctaagtcacttcagtggtgtcaggttctttgcgacccaatggactgtagcccgccaggctcctctgtccatgggatttttcaggcaaaaatactggagtgggttgccatgtccttcttcaccgggatcttcccaaaccagggatccaaACCCTCttaggtatcctgcattggcaggtgggttctttaccactagcgccacctgggaaactttacATTGCATTATAAAATATATgcgcaaaaagaaaaaagaaagagtcgCTCATTTGCGtatggctctttgcgaccccatggactgtggtccgccaggctgctctgtccgtgggattctccaggcaagaatactggagtgggttgccagttccttccccaggggatcttcccgacccagggatcaaacctcggtctcctgcattgcaggcagattctttaccgtctgagccaccacgttTCCAACATACACGTACAGAGAAGTGCACAAATCATAAGTGAACGGCctgatgaattttcacaaaataaaCACGCCTGAATAGCGAACTCCTTGGTCAAGAAATCGAGCTGACTGCTAATCCCGAGTTTGTTTCCTTGACTAAAGGCAAAGTTATCACGTGGGGAGGAGTCAACGGCGAGGGAAAGTGACAGAAGGCAAATAGGGCGTGGCTAGGCGGAAACGCGGGGCTCCGCGGAGCTCAGCTCAGTTCGGGAGGTAAGGAACCTGCAGGGACCGATGGCTTTACGCATTCGGTGCGGGGTTTGCTGGCCCGAGTGCCGGCTAGCGCGAAGGGGAGTAGTCAGGTCGAATGTTAAGAACGAGGTTAAACCACAGCCAGGGTGGGCGTGGCCTAGGGATCCCCGTAGGCGGCCTGGGCTACGGAGGGTGAGTTTGGTGAAAACGTCAGCAGAGATTAAAAGGCAAGAACACGCAAGGTTTGGAGGCACCGCGAATCAGTGCGAAGGCGGAGTCTCGCGCCGCACGGGCGGACGCTGCGTCGGGGGCGGAGTCTCGCGCCGTAATAGATTGACGCCGCGGCGAGGGGCGGAGCCAGCAGCGCTTCAAGATGGCGGCGGCTACTGCAGCCGGCCTGGCCACGAACGTGTTTCCGTTCCGCGATGCCCGCGCAGCGCCAGATCCGGTGCTGGAGGCCGGCCCGGTGGCACACGGGTCACTACCGGTGCCACTGGTGCTGGACAATGGGTCGTTCCAGGCCCGCGCAGGCTGGGCGTGCCCCGGGCCGGACCCGGGCCCCGAGCCCCGGCTGCAGTTCCGCGCTGTGTGCGCCCGCGGGCGGGGTGGGGCTCGGGGCGGGTCGGGCCCGCAGGTGGGAAACGCGCTGGGCAGCTTGGAGCCGCTGCGCTGGATGCTGCGATCGCCCTTCGACCGCAACGTGCCGGTGAACTtggagcttcaggagttgctgctTGACTACAGCTTCCAGCATTTGGGTGTCTCCTCACAGGTGACGGGCGAGGTGGGGTTAGGATTGAGGAGAGGGGTATGGTCGTGTCCCATGTCACTCCGCTCTCCGAGAGATGATAGTCGCTCCAGTTGtcatttagtcattcatttaGTCAGTCAATCAAATATTAAACGCCTAACGTATGTAGTAAGTCCTATGCTAGGCGGTTGGGGTATGCCAGTGAACAAAATAACGCCCCTTTCTCTTGGAGCAtctgtttggtttgtttgttagtgcatttatttattaacaGATATGTGTTGAGCACCTACTCTCAATGGGGACTTTTCTACGTGTTTGAAATATGTCTGGGAACATAACACGAAATCCCCTGTGCCTATGGAGCTAGTATGGAAAGACGTTCTAGTATGAAAAGAGAGAATAAACAGTAGGATTAAGCAGTAGATTCTACGACATGATGGAGAAGAAAGGGTTACAGCTTTTCAGTAAGATGGGTAGGGAGAGGACTCAGGGTGACGGTGGTGTTTTGAGCAAGGACTAAAGTAGACGATTGACGGAGCAAGCCTTGTGAATATCTGAATGAATAGTACTCTTGAGAGACAGAACAGCcagtgaaaagaccctgaggcaagAGTTTGCCCTAATCCTAATTGAGGATAGTCAGAGTGAGGGGAGAGTAGTAAACAGAAGGTCTTACTTACAAGGCCTtccctggctcagacagtaaagcatctgcctgcaatgagggagacccggggttcgatccttaggtcatgaagattccctggagaaggaaatggcaacccactccagtactcttgcctggaaaattccatggatggaggagcctggtgggctacagtccatggggttgcaaaaagttctacacaactgagcatcttcacttcaGGAAGTAAAAGTCAGAGAGGTCACACACTTTGTAGGCTTTTATTATGAGTGGAATGGTGAGCCATTGCAGGGTGTTGAACAAAAGAGGGATGTGACTTTTGTTTCAAAAGGATCACTATAGCTGCTATATGGAAAATGAACTGGCCTGAGTCATAGGGTAGAAATAGGGAAATCAGTAGGAGGCTGTTGCAGTTCCAAGGTGAGGGATGATGGTAACTTAGATGAGGAAGGAATGGCGGATGTGATAAGAAGCAGTTGGATTCTGGAGCTGTTTTAAAGATGATTGGCTCACAGTTCGGATGGGGCTTAACTTCAGTTGacaatgcagccatgaaattaaaaggtgcttgcttcttggaagaaaagctatgaccaacctagacagcatgtgaaaaagcaaagacattactttgccgacaaaggcccatctagtcaaagctatggtttttccattagtcatgtttggatgtgagagttggactctaaagaaagcgcgagcactgaagaattgatgcttttgaactgtggtgttggggaagactcttgagagtccgttggactgcaaggagatcaaaccagtcaatcttaaaggaaatcagtcctgaatattcattggaaggactgatactgaagctgaaactccaatactttggccatccattgcgaagaactgactcattggaaaagaacctgatcctgggaaaaattgaaggcaggaggagaaggggatgacagatgatgagatgattggatagcatcactgactcgatggacacgagtttgagcaagctctgggagttggtgatggacagggaagcctggtgtgctgcagttcatggcgttgcaaagaattggacatgactgagtaactggactgaactgacttaaGTTACTGtgagcaaaaaaaagaaagaaagttactATGagcattggtggctcagatggtaaagaatctgcctgcaatgcaggagatccaggttcaatccctgggaagattccctggagaaggaaatggcaacccactccagtattcgtgcctggaaaagcccatggacagaggagcctgttgggctacagtccgtggtgtcacaaagagttggacacgactgaccctactttcatattttccaaagaaaCTTCCAGGGAAGAGGGGTGTTTCTCAATTGCTTCTGATCAGGTGTTTTGATTGCAGACCAAAAGCCAATTCAGCCCTTATAATaaggatttttgtttctttttatgctttGAAAAGTGTATCCTCTTAGCACCTAACAATTTGCTCTTTTCTTTCAAAGTAGGGCTGTGTTGATCATCCCATAGTTTTGACAGAAGCCGTGTGCACCCCACTGTATTCACGACAGATGATGTCTGAACTTCTCTTTGAGTGCTACGGGATTCCTAAGGTTGCCTATGGGATAGACAGCCTCTTCAGCTTCTACCACAATAACCCAAAGAACATGATTTCAAGTGGGCTCATCATTTCGTCTGGTTATCAGTGTACACATATTTTACCCATCTTAGAAGGGAGGTGAGTTGTACTTAGGGCATTTGAGTACTGTTTTGAGAAGCATTCAGGAAACTTTTATTGGGCCCTTACAGTAAAGGTGGAGTGGAAAGAGCAGGTACAGGACCATGAACTGACCTCTGGGCTGAATTCTGGCCTGCCTCACTGTGTGAGTATAGATATGTCACTTCACCATCTGTCCTTGTGACCTCCTGGCTTGGGTTGGGGTCAGTGGTCTCTGAGGTACAAATCTGTAATTCTAGAATTGTATGATTTTGACTTAGAGTGAAATAGATAGTTTAACACAAGTACCTGTAggtagtaggcactcaataaaaatgttctgagtaaattgtttaaataaatttaattttgactATTGTGTTCTGgagtcactttttttttattaagtgctattttgcttttttatttaaagcTCTTTAATGACAGTTATTTAGACCTTTTCAAGTGTGGTACTTAATAGATATGTAGTAGATTATTTTCCAAGTTGTTTAAAAGTTGAGGGTAGTTTCTGTCATGTTTAAAATGTGTTCTTATTTTATAGTTGGGCTCTTATTGTCTGTTAAAGAGACTAGGCCagggggtttccctgatagctcagtt from the Dama dama isolate Ldn47 chromosome 23, ASM3311817v1, whole genome shotgun sequence genome contains:
- the SLC32A1 gene encoding vesicular inhibitory amino acid transporter, yielding MANLLRSKLSNVATSVSNKSQAKVSGMFARMGFQAATDEEAVGFAHCDDLDFEHRQGLQMDILKSEGEPCGDEGAEPPVEGDIHYQRGGGAPLPPSGSKDQALGAGGEFGGHDKPKITAWEAGWNVTNAIQGMFVLGLPYAILHGGYLGLFLIIFAAVVCCYTGKILIACLYEENEDGEVVRVRDSYVAIANACCAPRFPTLGGRVVNVAQIIELVMTCILYVVVSGNLMYNSFPGLPVSQKSWSIIATAVLLPCAFLKNLKAVSKFSLLCTLAHFVINILVIAYCLSRARDWAWEKVKFYIDVKKFPISIGIIVFSYTSQIFLPSLEGNMQQPSEFHCMMNWTHIAACVLKGLFALVAYLTWADETKEVITDNLPGSIRAVVNIFLVAKALLSYPLPFFAAVEVLEKSLFQEGSRAFFPACYGGDGRLKSWGLTLRCALVVFTLLMAIYVPHFALLMGLTGSLTGAGLCFLLPSLFHLRLLWRKLLWHQVFFDVAIFVIGGICSVSGFVHSLEGLIEAYRTNAED